One genomic window of Streptomyces sp. WP-1 includes the following:
- a CDS encoding helix-turn-helix transcriptional regulator, which produces MSSNATPDPYADPLKFGQRVQVLRERRGMTRLQVADLLGISPHTYRKIENGQQKAPGLDTVLRIAEILRVRDLADLTGRPDGHVDLFIGPGHPRLAAVKAAIDSFQFTAGVEPPPVAHLEARLHAAWKARHASKNHREAIGKLLPDLLRDAQALVRHAESAADRRAAQALLGQIYSLSQFFIAYQPDSSLLWRVAERGMIAAQESEDPHTIGVAAWLLAQAHRDNGPRHYDAADAVNLEAVRFLEPLLPEAGDDVLAITGALEFELGYTAARRRETGTAWRHWDRANDMAARLPSDYYHPVTSFCRAVLGAHAVTVAVELRQGGESVRQAARADRSVIKSRPRRARHRIEEARGYQLDNQPDVAIASLEKAFEAAPETIRYNGYARAILLEEVESTQAPRRRRAAELADRVGILAA; this is translated from the coding sequence ATGTCTTCCAATGCTACTCCGGACCCGTACGCCGACCCGCTGAAGTTTGGCCAGAGGGTGCAAGTCCTGCGCGAACGTCGAGGGATGACCCGGCTCCAAGTAGCTGATCTCCTCGGCATCTCACCGCACACGTACCGCAAGATCGAGAACGGGCAGCAGAAAGCACCCGGCCTGGACACCGTTCTACGCATAGCCGAGATCCTTCGGGTGCGGGACCTCGCGGATCTCACCGGACGACCTGACGGGCATGTTGATCTGTTTATCGGCCCCGGTCATCCGCGCCTCGCCGCCGTCAAGGCCGCCATCGATTCCTTCCAGTTCACCGCAGGTGTCGAGCCACCACCCGTCGCACACCTTGAGGCCCGACTGCACGCTGCATGGAAGGCGCGGCACGCGTCGAAGAACCACAGGGAGGCCATCGGCAAGCTGCTGCCCGACCTCCTCCGCGACGCCCAGGCCCTCGTGCGGCATGCGGAAAGCGCAGCAGACCGCCGCGCTGCACAGGCACTGCTGGGCCAGATATATTCTCTGTCGCAGTTCTTCATCGCGTACCAGCCGGATAGCTCCCTGCTGTGGCGCGTTGCGGAGCGCGGCATGATCGCTGCCCAGGAAAGCGAAGACCCGCACACGATCGGCGTCGCGGCGTGGCTTCTTGCCCAAGCCCACCGGGATAACGGGCCTCGCCACTACGATGCCGCCGACGCCGTAAATCTTGAAGCGGTTCGTTTCCTGGAGCCCCTTCTTCCTGAGGCCGGCGACGACGTTCTTGCCATCACCGGAGCCCTGGAGTTCGAGCTGGGCTACACCGCGGCTCGCCGCCGGGAGACCGGCACAGCGTGGCGGCACTGGGACAGGGCGAACGACATGGCCGCCCGGTTGCCCAGCGACTACTACCACCCCGTCACATCGTTCTGCCGTGCCGTCCTGGGCGCGCATGCGGTCACCGTCGCCGTCGAACTACGTCAGGGCGGTGAGTCTGTTCGGCAGGCCGCCAGAGCTGACCGGAGCGTCATCAAGTCCCGCCCACGCCGCGCCCGTCACAGGATCGAGGAGGCCCGCGGATACCAGTTGGACAACCAGCCGGACGTCGCCATCGCCTCACTGGAGAAGGCGTTCGAGGCCGCACCCGAGACCATCCGTTACAACGGGTACGCGCGGGCAATCCTTCTGGAGGAAGTTGAGTCGACACAGGCACCTCGTCGGCGCAGGGCCGCAGAACTCGCGGACAGGGTAGGCATCTTGGCTGCCTGA
- a CDS encoding alpha-ketoglutarate-dependent dioxygenase AlkB has protein sequence MDAELFPRERAEIAPGAAHVPDWLPAERQRELLAACRDWARPPAGLRTVRTPGGGTMTARQVCLGLHWGVVRACPACGRPLRDNPECPGPHQYPYAYTPTAADGDGAPVKPFPGWLGEVARSAVADALGPTAVPGPPYDIALINFYDGAAHMGMHRDSEERADAPVVSLSLGDTCVFRFGNTATRTRPYTDVELRSGDLFVFGGPARAAYHGVPRVHPGTAPPWLGLAGRLNITLRVSGL, from the coding sequence GTGGACGCGGAACTGTTCCCCCGGGAGCGCGCGGAGATCGCGCCGGGCGCCGCGCACGTCCCGGACTGGCTGCCGGCCGAGCGGCAGCGAGAACTCCTCGCCGCCTGCCGGGACTGGGCGCGGCCCCCGGCCGGGCTGCGCACCGTGCGCACCCCGGGCGGCGGCACCATGACCGCCCGCCAGGTCTGCCTCGGCCTGCACTGGGGCGTCGTACGCGCCTGCCCGGCCTGCGGACGGCCCCTACGGGACAACCCCGAGTGCCCCGGCCCGCATCAGTACCCCTACGCGTACACCCCTACGGCCGCCGACGGCGACGGCGCCCCCGTCAAGCCCTTCCCCGGGTGGCTCGGCGAGGTCGCCCGGAGCGCGGTGGCCGACGCGCTCGGCCCCACGGCCGTACCCGGGCCGCCGTACGACATCGCGCTGATCAACTTCTATGACGGCGCCGCCCACATGGGCATGCACCGCGACAGCGAGGAGCGGGCCGACGCGCCGGTGGTCTCGCTGAGCCTCGGCGACACCTGCGTCTTCCGCTTCGGCAACACCGCGACGCGGACCCGGCCGTACACCGACGTCGAGCTGCGCAGCGGCGACCTGTTCGTCTTCGGCGGTCCCGCCCGCGCCGCCTACCACGGGGTGCCCCGCGTCCACCCGGGCACGGCACCGCCCTGGCTGGGGCTGGCCGGGCGGCTGAACATCACGCTGCGGGTGAGCGGGCTGTGA
- a CDS encoding NUDIX domain-containing protein — MRHSVRAVVLDEEDRVLLCRFVIPKPKPKPKPKPKPKPKPKPKPAGPIVVWAAPRGGVEAGGSVLVALCRELREEVGLTADAEPPQVWHQEVISPGYAVGYDGVINDYFLVRATSFRPERCGSVGEPGVRVGHGRPVK; from the coding sequence ATGCGTCATTCGGTCCGGGCGGTTGTTCTCGATGAGGAGGACCGCGTCCTGCTGTGCCGGTTCGTCATTCCGAAGCCGAAGCCGAAGCCGAAGCCGAAGCCGAAGCCGAAGCCGAAGCCGAAGCCGAAGCCGGCCGGGCCGATCGTTGTGTGGGCGGCGCCCAGGGGAGGCGTGGAGGCCGGTGGGTCCGTTCTTGTCGCGTTGTGCCGGGAGCTGCGGGAAGAGGTGGGGCTCACCGCTGACGCCGAGCCGCCGCAGGTCTGGCACCAGGAGGTCATCAGCCCTGGGTACGCGGTGGGTTATGACGGGGTGATCAATGACTACTTCCTGGTGCGCGCCACGTCGTTCCGGCCGGAGCGGTGCGGCTCGGTCGGTGAGCCGGGTGTCCGGGTAGGTCATGGCCGACCCGTGAAGTAG
- a CDS encoding DeoR/GlpR family DNA-binding transcription regulator encodes MSRDARWKALLELLVERGRLDVEEAAAELAVSAATIRRDFDQLAEQQMLVRTRGGAVVHGVSYELPLRYKTARRASEKQRIATAVADLVAPGEAVGLTGGTTTTEVARALAVRGDLATGSPALTVVTNALNIANELAVRPQFKIVVTGGVARPQSYELIGPLADGVLGQIRLDVAVLGVVAFDVVHGAAAHDEAEAAINRLLCERAERVVVAADSSKLGQRAFARICPAHLVDTLVTDTAVDRETVHRFEEAGVRVVAV; translated from the coding sequence ATGTCCCGGGACGCCCGGTGGAAGGCGCTGCTGGAACTGCTCGTGGAGCGCGGCCGGCTGGACGTCGAGGAGGCGGCAGCGGAGCTGGCGGTGTCGGCGGCGACGATCCGGCGGGACTTCGACCAGCTCGCCGAGCAGCAGATGCTGGTCCGCACCCGGGGCGGCGCGGTGGTGCACGGGGTGTCGTACGAACTGCCCCTGCGCTACAAGACGGCACGCCGTGCCTCCGAGAAGCAGCGCATCGCCACCGCGGTGGCCGATCTCGTCGCGCCGGGCGAGGCGGTGGGGCTGACCGGGGGTACGACGACCACGGAGGTGGCCCGCGCCCTCGCCGTGCGCGGTGATCTGGCCACCGGTTCCCCGGCGTTGACCGTGGTCACCAACGCGCTCAACATCGCCAACGAGCTGGCGGTGCGGCCCCAGTTCAAGATCGTGGTCACCGGTGGGGTGGCCCGCCCGCAGTCGTACGAGTTGATCGGGCCGCTCGCGGACGGGGTGCTCGGGCAGATCAGGCTGGACGTCGCGGTGCTCGGGGTGGTCGCCTTCGACGTGGTGCACGGCGCGGCGGCGCACGACGAGGCGGAGGCGGCGATCAACCGGCTGCTGTGCGAGCGCGCCGAACGGGTCGTGGTCGCCGCGGACTCCAGCAAGCTGGGCCAGCGGGCGTTCGCCCGGATCTGCCCCGCGCACCTGGTGGACACCCTGGTGACGGACACGGCGGTGGACCGGGAGACGGTCCACCGCTTCGAGGAGGCGGGGGTCCGCGTCGTCGCCGTATGA
- a CDS encoding luciferase family protein gives MTLASRACAQLATWPDLRQAVPSCGQGQAVVSAKGEIVHFHSDRDVDLRLTDRAIRRFARDLKRSGVIRIVPGSPWVTLRLDAASDVDLLLTLVSVALQAQQSPPDTADRPLMGCNDQRGAGFVKVDLGAFW, from the coding sequence ATGACGTTGGCCTCGCGCGCATGCGCGCAACTGGCGACCTGGCCGGACCTGAGACAGGCCGTGCCGAGCTGCGGTCAGGGACAGGCGGTGGTCTCCGCCAAGGGTGAGATCGTCCACTTCCACTCCGACCGCGATGTCGATCTGCGGCTGACCGACCGGGCCATCCGGCGGTTCGCCAGGGATCTCAAGCGCTCCGGCGTGATCAGGATCGTGCCCGGCTCGCCGTGGGTGACCCTGCGCCTCGACGCCGCGAGCGATGTCGATCTGCTGCTGACCCTGGTCAGCGTGGCGCTCCAGGCGCAGCAGTCCCCGCCCGACACGGCCGACCGCCCCCTGATGGGCTGCAACGACCAGCGCGGCGCGGGGTTCGTGAAGGTGGACCTCGGCGCCTTCTGGTAG
- a CDS encoding sigma-70 family RNA polymerase sigma factor, whose amino-acid sequence MPITVEDFEAARPQLLSVAHRMLGSVHDAQDAVQTAWLRAAAGRGSQRIGNPAGWLTTVTARVCLDELRARRRRGEAPLRADAIPAEQLSADEAVLRAENVSRALLVLLEQLTPPQRIAYVLHDLFAVPFDQIAQVLDGTVPSAKKHASRARQRLRSPALVEESRRAADREIAEAFLAAARTGDTRAMIRLLAPDSVRDADAALLPPGARTVVTGATAVATETVRFADRIRAICPLTVNGVPAHLIAPGGHPLAVLHVGTGGGQVTRITLRPVRPSDVLTARAVP is encoded by the coding sequence GTGCCGATCACGGTCGAGGACTTCGAGGCCGCCAGGCCTCAGCTGCTGTCGGTCGCCCACCGCATGCTGGGCTCGGTCCATGACGCCCAGGACGCCGTCCAGACCGCGTGGCTGCGCGCGGCCGCCGGGCGCGGCTCACAGCGGATCGGGAATCCGGCCGGGTGGCTCACCACCGTCACGGCCCGGGTCTGCCTGGACGAGCTGCGCGCCCGCCGCCGTCGCGGCGAAGCACCGCTCCGCGCGGACGCGATCCCCGCCGAGCAGTTGTCCGCCGACGAAGCGGTCCTGCGGGCCGAGAACGTCTCGCGCGCTCTGCTGGTCCTCCTGGAGCAGCTGACCCCGCCCCAGCGCATCGCCTACGTCCTGCACGATCTGTTCGCCGTGCCGTTCGACCAGATCGCCCAGGTCCTCGACGGGACGGTGCCCAGCGCCAAGAAGCACGCGAGCCGGGCCCGGCAGCGCCTGCGCTCCCCGGCACTCGTCGAGGAGAGTAGACGAGCAGCGGACCGTGAGATCGCCGAGGCGTTCCTGGCCGCGGCCCGTACCGGCGACACCCGGGCGATGATCCGGCTCCTGGCACCCGACAGCGTGCGTGACGCCGACGCGGCGCTCCTTCCGCCCGGGGCCCGTACCGTCGTCACCGGCGCGACCGCCGTCGCCACCGAGACCGTGCGGTTCGCCGACCGTATCCGGGCGATCTGCCCGCTCACCGTCAACGGCGTCCCCGCGCACCTCATCGCACCCGGCGGCCACCCCCTCGCGGTCCTCCACGTCGGCACCGGCGGTGGACAGGTCACCCGGATCACCCTGCGGCCGGTACGGCCTTCGGACGTCCTCACGGCACGTGCGGTGCCGTGA
- a CDS encoding helix-turn-helix transcriptional regulator translates to MLRFEVSVEDLLRSRFALSPAMELSALLRSLDGRNRPLPRAWATRLWPAFERLRRETELDAFLALHTARSGADFVAPPPRGLGQTWADDLAAIRATPPAAARRELAAAAARPAGRAPRVRAVLDSADAVPRIAEAMDRAWRELLAGDWPQLRAICERDVVHRVGVIGEHGWAVAIESLHPGIVWRAGGIELGFFPRGGTARLVGDGLLLIPSVCVGPSVAAHLEDPWPRTLVYPARGTAALWEAPETVPGPDALTALVGRARARLLVALDAPASTSHLARSLAMAPGAVGDHLAILRAAGLLVRARSGRSVLYRRTPLGEALVGGSG, encoded by the coding sequence GTGCTCCGCTTCGAAGTCTCCGTCGAGGACCTGCTGCGCAGCCGGTTCGCGCTGTCGCCCGCGATGGAGCTGTCCGCGCTGCTGCGCTCGCTCGACGGCCGGAACCGGCCACTGCCGCGCGCCTGGGCGACCCGGCTTTGGCCGGCCTTCGAACGGCTGCGCCGGGAGACCGAACTGGACGCCTTCCTCGCGCTGCACACCGCGCGATCCGGCGCCGACTTCGTCGCCCCGCCGCCGCGCGGCCTCGGCCAGACCTGGGCGGACGACCTGGCCGCGATCCGGGCCACTCCACCGGCCGCCGCCCGCCGTGAACTCGCCGCCGCCGCGGCCCGGCCGGCCGGCCGTGCCCCCCGGGTCCGCGCGGTGCTGGACTCGGCGGACGCGGTCCCCCGGATCGCCGAGGCGATGGACCGTGCCTGGCGGGAGCTGCTCGCCGGGGACTGGCCGCAGCTGCGGGCGATCTGCGAGCGCGATGTCGTGCACCGGGTGGGGGTGATCGGCGAGCACGGCTGGGCCGTGGCCATCGAGAGCCTGCATCCGGGCATCGTCTGGCGCGCGGGCGGCATCGAGCTCGGTTTCTTCCCCCGGGGCGGCACGGCCCGCCTGGTCGGGGACGGGCTCCTGCTGATCCCCTCGGTCTGCGTCGGGCCGTCCGTCGCCGCCCACTTGGAAGACCCCTGGCCCAGGACCCTGGTCTATCCCGCCCGTGGCACCGCCGCCCTGTGGGAGGCGCCGGAGACCGTGCCCGGACCGGACGCGCTGACCGCCCTGGTCGGCCGGGCCCGGGCCCGGCTGCTGGTGGCGCTGGACGCCCCGGCCAGCACCAGCCATCTCGCGCGCAGCCTCGCCATGGCGCCGGGCGCGGTGGGTGACCATCTCGCCATCCTGCGCGCCGCGGGGCTGCTGGTCCGCGCGCGCTCCGGACGGTCGGTGCTCTACCGGCGCACCCCGCTAGGGGAGGCGCTGGTCGGCGGCTCGGGCTGA
- a CDS encoding methyltransferase domain-containing protein, with protein sequence MALIGVEGERSELGRSLLERKHLAADWFPAFAAVDRAAFLPDVIWPFDMDTGTTVTVDRRDEPDLWSSYANADVPIVTQWDDGVSEGRGNVPTSSASMPSVVFRMLSALEVETGHHVLEVGTGTGWSAALLAHRLGVENIVSIEIDPKVADTARDRLAAQQLLGRVLTRDGTDGDEMGAPYDRIIATAGVRRIPPAWLRDAPGGMILAPWGTHFGNEDALVRLRVSEDGGTAVGRFLGPVEFMKLRSQRSPFAGHDIYVPNGVDGADCGTTTVTEEQLLGDGGQFAARRFAVGLMVRNCRQQVADKRDGARPVWFYGLTDRSWACVMFQDGREEATVWQSGPRRLWDEVATALTWWRAAGEPGYERLGLTVTAHSQRAWLDRPADSWAI encoded by the coding sequence ATGGCACTCATCGGAGTGGAGGGGGAACGGTCCGAGCTGGGCCGCTCCCTCCTCGAACGCAAGCACCTGGCGGCGGACTGGTTCCCGGCGTTCGCCGCCGTCGACCGGGCCGCCTTCCTGCCGGATGTGATCTGGCCGTTCGACATGGACACCGGCACCACTGTCACCGTGGACCGGCGTGACGAGCCGGACCTGTGGTCGTCGTATGCCAACGCGGACGTGCCGATCGTCACCCAGTGGGATGACGGCGTGAGCGAGGGGCGCGGCAATGTGCCCACCTCGTCCGCATCCATGCCGTCAGTCGTCTTCCGCATGCTGTCGGCCCTGGAGGTCGAGACCGGACATCACGTCCTGGAGGTCGGTACCGGGACCGGATGGAGCGCGGCGCTCCTGGCCCATCGTCTCGGGGTGGAGAACATCGTCAGCATCGAGATCGACCCCAAGGTGGCCGACACCGCTCGTGACCGTCTGGCGGCTCAGCAGTTGCTCGGGCGGGTTCTGACCCGAGACGGCACGGACGGCGACGAGATGGGAGCGCCGTACGACCGGATCATCGCCACGGCCGGTGTCCGCCGGATCCCGCCCGCGTGGCTCCGGGACGCTCCCGGCGGGATGATCCTCGCCCCGTGGGGAACGCACTTCGGCAACGAGGACGCGCTCGTACGGCTCCGCGTGTCCGAGGACGGCGGAACTGCCGTGGGCCGCTTCCTGGGGCCGGTCGAGTTCATGAAGCTGCGCTCCCAGCGCTCCCCGTTCGCCGGCCACGACATCTACGTGCCGAACGGGGTGGACGGCGCCGACTGCGGCACCACCACCGTCACCGAGGAGCAGTTACTCGGAGACGGCGGCCAGTTCGCCGCCCGGCGGTTCGCTGTGGGACTGATGGTGCGCAACTGCCGCCAGCAGGTGGCGGACAAGCGGGACGGCGCTCGGCCGGTGTGGTTCTACGGGCTGACGGACCGGTCCTGGGCGTGCGTCATGTTCCAGGACGGCCGCGAGGAGGCCACGGTGTGGCAGTCCGGGCCCCGGCGGCTGTGGGACGAGGTCGCGACGGCTCTCACCTGGTGGCGGGCGGCCGGGGAACCGGGCTACGAACGCCTCGGTCTCACCGTCACCGCGCACAGCCAGCGTGCCTGGCTGGACCGCCCGGCGGACTCCTGGGCGATCTGA
- a CDS encoding methyltransferase produces MTTPWGEVELSRFPEDPRDRLRAWDASDAYLLRHLAAEHVPLTGEVVVLGDRWGALVTALAEHRPTQITDSFLGQEASRANLARAGVEPGAVQLLTTQDEPPERIDVLLVRVPKSLALLEDQLLRLAPAVHPGTVVIGTGMVKEIHTSTLQLFERILGPTRTSLARQKARLIFCTPDPAMERPANPWPYRYDLPAGVGAISGRPVVNHAGVFCADRLDIGTRFLLQHLPGPGPARVVDLGCGNGVVGTAVALADPAAEVLFVDESFQAVAAAEATYKANGVPGHAEFRVGDGLTGVAPDSVDLVLNNPPFHSHQATTDATARRMFTGARRALREGGELLVIGNRHLGYHITLKRVFGNCELVAGDPKFVLLKAVKKA; encoded by the coding sequence ATGACGACACCGTGGGGCGAGGTCGAGCTGTCCCGCTTCCCCGAGGATCCCCGCGACCGGCTGCGTGCCTGGGACGCCTCCGACGCGTATCTGCTGCGCCACCTGGCGGCGGAGCACGTGCCGCTGACCGGCGAGGTGGTGGTGCTCGGGGACCGCTGGGGCGCGCTGGTGACGGCGCTGGCGGAGCACCGGCCGACGCAGATCACCGACTCCTTCCTCGGCCAGGAGGCGAGCCGCGCCAACCTGGCGCGCGCCGGTGTCGAACCGGGCGCGGTCCAGCTGCTGACCACCCAGGACGAGCCGCCCGAGCGGATCGACGTGCTGCTGGTGCGGGTGCCGAAGAGCCTGGCGCTGCTGGAGGACCAGCTGCTGCGGCTGGCGCCCGCCGTGCACCCGGGCACGGTGGTGATCGGCACCGGCATGGTGAAGGAGATCCACACCTCCACGCTTCAGCTCTTCGAGCGGATCCTCGGCCCGACCCGCACCTCCCTGGCCCGGCAGAAGGCCCGCCTGATCTTCTGCACTCCCGACCCGGCGATGGAGCGGCCCGCGAACCCGTGGCCGTACCGCTACGACCTTCCCGCCGGTGTCGGCGCGATCTCCGGCCGCCCGGTCGTCAACCACGCGGGCGTCTTCTGCGCCGACCGGCTGGACATCGGCACCCGCTTCCTGCTCCAGCACCTGCCGGGCCCCGGCCCGGCCCGGGTGGTGGACCTCGGCTGCGGCAACGGCGTGGTCGGTACGGCGGTGGCGCTGGCCGACCCGGCGGCCGAAGTGCTGTTCGTGGACGAGTCGTTCCAGGCGGTGGCCGCCGCGGAGGCCACCTACAAGGCCAACGGGGTACCCGGGCATGCCGAGTTCAGGGTCGGCGACGGGCTCACCGGGGTGGCGCCCGACAGTGTGGACCTCGTCCTGAACAATCCCCCGTTCCACTCCCACCAGGCGACGACGGACGCGACCGCGCGGCGGATGTTCACCGGCGCGCGGCGCGCCCTGCGGGAGGGCGGCGAACTGCTGGTGATCGGCAACCGCCACCTGGGCTACCACATCACCCTGAAGCGGGTGTTCGGCAACTGCGAACTCGTGGCCGGCGACCCGAAGTTCGTGCTGCTGAAGGCGGTCAAGAAGGCATAG
- a CDS encoding class II fructose-bisphosphate aldolase, which produces MPLAPTGELVARAVEDRSAVAAFNVITLEHIEAVIAGAEAAGAPVVLQVSENAVKFRYGRLLPLARAAGAAAERAAVPVALHLDHVQSDDLLRQAPGAGFSSVMYDAARLPYPDNLAATRAAADWAHSQGLYIEAELGEVGGKDGRPPLDAHAPGARTDPAQARDFVGGTGVDALAVAVGSVHAMTTRTAALDHALLKRLSAALPVPLVLHGSSGVPDGGLVEAVAGGIAKVNVGTALNIAMTGAIREFLAAHPEAVDSRKYLSVGREAMALEVRRLISVVTGAAGSAMPS; this is translated from the coding sequence GTGCCCCTCGCGCCCACCGGCGAGCTGGTCGCCCGCGCCGTCGAAGACCGCTCGGCCGTCGCCGCGTTCAACGTCATCACGCTGGAACACATCGAGGCCGTCATCGCCGGCGCCGAGGCGGCCGGTGCCCCCGTCGTCCTCCAAGTCAGCGAGAACGCGGTCAAGTTCCGCTACGGACGGCTGCTGCCGCTCGCCCGCGCGGCCGGTGCCGCCGCCGAACGGGCCGCCGTACCCGTCGCGTTGCACCTGGACCATGTGCAGAGCGACGACCTGCTGCGCCAGGCGCCCGGCGCCGGGTTCAGCTCGGTGATGTACGACGCGGCCCGGCTGCCGTACCCCGACAACCTCGCCGCGACCCGGGCCGCCGCCGACTGGGCGCACTCCCAAGGGCTGTACATCGAGGCCGAGTTGGGGGAGGTCGGCGGCAAGGACGGGCGGCCACCGCTGGACGCGCACGCGCCCGGCGCCCGTACCGACCCCGCGCAGGCCCGGGACTTCGTCGGCGGCACCGGGGTCGACGCCCTGGCCGTCGCCGTCGGCAGTGTGCACGCCATGACCACGCGCACCGCCGCCCTCGACCACGCCCTGCTCAAACGGCTGTCCGCCGCGCTGCCCGTCCCCCTGGTGCTGCACGGCTCCTCCGGCGTACCGGACGGCGGTCTGGTCGAGGCGGTCGCGGGCGGCATCGCCAAGGTCAACGTCGGCACCGCGCTCAACATCGCCATGACCGGCGCGATCCGGGAGTTCCTCGCCGCCCACCCGGAGGCGGTCGACTCCCGCAAGTACCTCAGCGTCGGCCGGGAGGCGATGGCCCTGGAGGTGCGGCGCCTGATCTCGGTCGTGACCGGCGCCGCCGGGTCCGCTATGCCTTCTTGA
- a CDS encoding DoxX family protein: MSLPITCALTVLCVAANALIAIADYRRARFVSANAALVGVPPTAVPYLATLKLTGALGLAAGLAGAPWLGLAAGAGLTAFFTGAIITHVRAHVLHNIAFPGVYLLLAIASTVYFTGRP; encoded by the coding sequence ATGAGTCTACCGATCACCTGCGCCCTGACCGTCCTGTGCGTCGCCGCCAACGCTCTCATCGCGATCGCCGACTACCGCAGGGCCCGGTTCGTCTCCGCCAACGCCGCCCTGGTCGGCGTCCCGCCCACCGCCGTGCCCTACCTGGCCACCCTGAAGCTCACTGGCGCGCTCGGCCTCGCCGCCGGCCTGGCCGGCGCACCCTGGCTGGGCCTCGCGGCGGGCGCCGGCCTGACCGCGTTCTTCACCGGCGCGATCATCACCCACGTCCGCGCGCACGTCCTGCACAACATCGCGTTCCCCGGCGTGTACCTGCTCCTCGCCATCGCGTCGACCGTCTACTTCACGGGTCGGCCATGA
- a CDS encoding MFS transporter → MTTTAEPARDDHRATYREVLAEPRFRLLFTTRAVAITADSLRITTFSVLVFTATGSALFSALAFGISFLPQLFGSLLLGSLADRLPPRALIAGGYALECAAAALLALVRMPIAASLGAVALIALATPLFSGASSRLVARWLQGDAYVLGRSLNNIASSGAQLFGLALGGAAVAVLGAHRALAVSAALHLGCALAVRLRLPRLEPDVTGGARGDGGAVRASLRGAGLLLRGRTVRRLMLAQWLPSAFVAGAEGLIVAYAGGRHFAPGWYAVLMGCLPVGMLTGDLLVGRLLRPPTRERLVVPLVALMGLPLIGFAAEPGVGVSCALLLLTGSGFAYGLGLQRPFLDALPGDGQGQAFGLLGSGNMTLQGVGPACFGSVAEGIGTGGAIALAGGAAVLTAGWILGWRQEP, encoded by the coding sequence GTGACCACGACCGCCGAACCCGCCCGGGACGACCACCGGGCCACCTACCGGGAAGTGCTGGCCGAGCCGCGCTTCCGGCTGCTCTTCACGACCCGCGCCGTCGCGATCACCGCGGACTCGCTGCGGATCACCACGTTCTCGGTGCTGGTCTTCACCGCCACCGGCTCCGCGCTGTTCAGCGCGCTGGCCTTCGGCATCAGCTTCCTGCCGCAGCTGTTCGGCTCGCTGCTGCTCGGCTCCCTGGCCGACCGGCTGCCGCCCCGCGCGCTCATCGCCGGCGGCTACGCCCTGGAGTGCGCCGCCGCCGCGCTGCTCGCCCTGGTACGGATGCCGATCGCGGCGAGCCTCGGCGCCGTGGCCCTGATCGCGCTCGCCACCCCGCTGTTCAGCGGTGCGTCCAGTCGGCTGGTCGCGCGGTGGCTTCAGGGCGACGCCTATGTACTGGGCCGCTCGCTGAACAACATCGCCTCCTCCGGCGCGCAACTGTTCGGCCTTGCGCTGGGCGGCGCCGCCGTCGCGGTGCTCGGCGCCCACCGGGCGCTCGCGGTGAGCGCCGCCCTCCACCTCGGCTGCGCGCTCGCCGTCCGCCTGCGGCTGCCCCGGCTGGAGCCGGACGTGACCGGCGGCGCCCGGGGCGACGGCGGGGCCGTCCGGGCCAGCCTGCGCGGCGCCGGTCTGCTGCTGCGCGGTCGTACGGTACGACGTCTGATGCTGGCCCAGTGGCTGCCGTCGGCGTTCGTGGCGGGCGCGGAGGGACTGATCGTCGCCTACGCGGGCGGGCGGCACTTCGCGCCCGGCTGGTACGCGGTGCTGATGGGCTGTCTGCCGGTCGGCATGCTGACCGGCGACCTGCTGGTGGGCCGGCTGCTGCGGCCGCCCACCCGGGAGCGCCTGGTGGTCCCGCTGGTCGCCCTGATGGGACTGCCGCTGATCGGCTTCGCCGCCGAGCCCGGCGTGGGCGTCTCGTGCGCTCTGCTGCTGCTCACCGGCTCCGGCTTCGCCTACGGCCTCGGTCTGCAACGACCCTTCCTGGACGCCCTGCCGGGGGACGGCCAGGGCCAGGCCTTCGGTCTGCTCGGCTCCGGCAACATGACACTCCAGGGCGTCGGCCCGGCCTGCTTCGGCTCGGTCGCCGAGGGCATCGGCACGGGCGGCGCGATCGCCCTGGCGGGGGGAGCCGCAGTGCTGACCGCGGGCTGGATCCTCGGCTGGCGGCAGGAGCCGTGA